The Cottoperca gobio unplaced genomic scaffold, fCotGob3.1 fCotGob3_405arrow_ctg1, whole genome shotgun sequence genome contains the following window.
ggtgcagaaagaaagaaagtgtgattgtgtttgtaatttttaaaacatgtgaaaaacgttttattttctATCCTGATTTATTGACTGTCTTTCAATGTGTGTCTCCACGTGTACAGGGCAGGATGGGAGCCTCCTTGTCCATCGCTGCTGCTCCGACAGTTAGGGCAGAGGCCATGATGGCCGCCCCTCCTCAGGGCTGCCCCATGCACCAAGAAGCCCCGCCTGTCAAaggtgtattacctacagttaTATTATGCACCACTTTTATGCTTGTTAACATGATGTTAACATTCTGCTTTGCTTGTCTGTTGCTGCCTCTTAGTTTCTCCGCCTACAGAGTGTCCCATGCATCAAGCTCCGCCTGTGAAAGGTatcaaagtttgttttgtttcagcgGTTTCATATTGATGTATTTAAGGCTGTACCAGATGtctcattttacatttgaagattCTATTGAGCTTTTAGAATGAAGCATCGAATGTCACGTCATCACCCTTTAAAATGGAAGGAAAAGATTTtgtcatataaatgtaattcatggcgcctgcctccctttgtgtgcggcAGTGATCACGTTGTTTTTGATGCTAAACGCCAACAAAtctggattgaagcagaatatttggttCAATAGAAACTTTTTcactaaatgttgacttttggactttaaacgTTGaagttattgtaaatgtttggatcacagaGTCTGAAACAATGCTCCATAGCACCACTGAATATAACtactaatgatataataataataataataatatcagtgcAGCCTCATCTGTACCTGACAGTGTGCTCAAACACAATCAATACATTATTAACTATCATTATGCTGTTAGACCACTATTTTATCTATGCTTGTTAAGATGACGTTAACATTCTGCTTTGCTTGTCTGTTGCTGCCTCTTAGTGTCTCCACCTGCAGAGGGTCCCATGCATCAAGCGCCGCCTGTGAAAGGTATCAGTGCCTGTAATGCCTGTACCTCTATATCTCTGTACCTCTATATTTCTGTAccccccgcccttcgcaaacggagccgaaggagagaatgtgaaagcgcaaagtagacagtacaaactgaaaacgtgcacataaattagattaatagcataagcgtttagtttatttaataaaagagcacctgtcaatgtgaaaagtgagttgtgaataaaaaaaatattattttcttttgaaattcgagaaaaaaacaaaaaaaaacacattgaatttcaggcagggtgCTGTGCTCCGTTGGCAGTTGCGctgcgccctgccaagacaatggtaggggaaacactgtcctctgtatctctctatctctgaaCCTCCTCTGTACCTCCTCTGTACCTCTATATCTCTGTACCTCCTCTGTACCTCTACATCTCTGTACTTCACCTGTACCTCTATATCTATGTACCTCTATATCTATGTACCTCCtcatctctgtttctctcctctgtacCTCTATATCTCTATCGCCTTTGTACCTCCTctctatctacagtatatctcaaaaagtgagtacaccctttagatttttgcaaatattctgttatatcctttcaggggataacattatcctactgaaactttgatataacttaaagtagtcagtgtgctgcttgaataacagtatagatttattgtcctttgaaaattactcagtacacagctgttaatgtctaaacagctggcaacatgTCCTAATTTTGCCCAATGAtattgttttcccgccctggtgtcatgtgactcgttagtgttacaaggattcaggtgtaaatgataagctgttaaatttggtatatatatatatatgtgtatgtgtgtgtgtatatatatatgtgtgtgtgtatatatatatatatatgtgtgtgtatatgtatatatatgtgtgtatatgtatatatatgtatatatgtatatgtatgtgtgtatatgtatatatatgtatatatatatgtgtgtgtatatgtatatatatatgtgtgtatatgtatatatatatatgtgtgtatgtatatatatgtgtatatgtgtatatatatatatatgtgtgtatatatatatgtgtatatgtgtatatatatatgtatatatatatatatatgtatatatatatatatgtgtatgtgtatatatatatgtatgtgtgtatatatatatgtgtatatatatatatgtatgtatatatacacacatatatatatacacatatatatatatacacataccacatatatatatatatatacatatacacacatatatatacatatacacatatatatacacatataggtatatatgtatatatatatatgtatatattatatatatgtatatatgtatatatgtatatgtacctctctatctctgtacCTCCCCTGTACCTCTATATCTCTTGTACCTCCCCTGTACCTCTATATCTCTGTACCTCTATCTCTGTAGCTCTACATCTTTGTACCACCTCTCTATGTCTGTAGCTCCTCTGTACCGCTATCTTTGTACCTCTATATCTCTGTACCTCTTCAGGATCTCTGTACTTCTGTAACACAAGTCCTGAAAACACAAGAGAAGTTACAGGTTGATATCATTTGTGGCCTAAATGCAAACAGTCTTAAAGTTTCCCTCTGCTGCAACGTTCACATCTTTCAGGCTTCATGTTGTGAACCTCCTGAATGTTTGAAGCGGGGTACTGTCCAGGGTTTGGTTCCCGCTCTGCCTCATTCAAGTGCTCTTGTTTCCTGCAGCGTCCTCCTCCGACAGAGTGTCCGATGCACAAAGCAGACGCAGGTCCAGCTCACCAGGACCGGGCCTACGACTTTGTGCAGTGTCCCATGAAGGGGGCAGAAGGCATGAAGAGTGACATCGACCCGGCAAACATGGTACCTGCTCCACTTCAATGTGGAGGAGAGGGTGTTGGTGctgggtggaggagaggagaggggaggggaggggaagggaagggaaTGGAATGGATATGTATGTATCAAGTTGATTCCAAACATAAAGTTCAGCCctacattaaaatattaaatgatctCTGGGGAGGTCTTAAAAAGcaataattatgtttatattatataagtttGCAGGAACCCTGTTTTATTGTTAACATGACATTTAGCTTTAAATTGAAAATCTTTTATTTCCTGCGCTGTAGACTGAATTAGTTTTCTCCTGGAGGAGTTCTGTGTCCGTCTAACTTTATTGAGCTGTGTTTAAATGCGTCTCGTTTCCATAAACGCCACAAATTCCCTCTTTTAGTTGCCTTTCTGCAGACGAAGTGTTGTTGAAGTGTCTCGCCTCTCTGCGTGCACAGATGCCTCCTCCTAACCAAGTCCCCGCTCCAGACCAGCCCTTCGACCTCGCCCTCGCCAGAGAGGAGTCCTCCATTCCTCGCCACGACGCCCAGAACAAGTGGGTCTACCCGTCTGAGCAGATGTTCTGGAACGCCATGCTGCGGAAAGGGTCAGCCAATCCTCCAGTTCCTCCCCTGTAGTGGGTCACGACCCCTGATACTCTTCATATCCTCACACCAACGTTACCTGTAGTTGtgttacctgtgtgtctgtatcttaACAGCTGAACCAGCTGCAGGTCATGTCCCCACAGAGTTTGTAATTTCTtctctaaaatgtaaacatctacAGCTCATCGGCTGTAACAcgtatataaagaatatataatgaACTGAGGGCTTCAATGATCAGATGATGCAGGAGACAGTATCTGAGCTAACGTGTCTCTTGTGCTGCAGGTGGCGCTGGCGTGAAGATGACCTCGCTGCTCAAGATATGACCAACATCATCAAAATCCACAACCAGAACAACGAGCAGGCGTGGCAGGAGATCCTGAAGTGGGAGGCGCTGCACGCCGGGTCAGTTCTCAACATTCAACAGCATATTCTACACGTACTTCACAAGTACTTTACAAATACTTAACACATACTTTACTTCACATGTACTTTATAAATACTTAACAAGTACTTTACACATACTTTACACGtcctgtacttgtacttaacacgtcctgtacttgtacttaacacgtcctgtacttgtacttcacaTGTCCTGTACGtgtacttcacacacacttcacacgtCCTGCCTGCGTCACATTATGTGCTGAGTgttgtgtgtttcctgcagtgAGTGTCCGTGCGGTCCGACCTTGAAGAGGTTTGGTGGTAAAGCCAAAGAGTTCTCCCCCCGGGCTCGTGTCCGTCACTGGATGGGGTGAGCTGCTTCTCACTTTATTCAGTTTATGTGTGATGAGATTTAAGTTCTCAGCCAGCAGTTTCATATTATGTGGCATGAACCATAAATATCTTAGCTTCTGCTAATATTCTATTTTTTACTGGATGTGTTGGTGTCACACGCCGGCCTCACTCATCTTCTCTGTGACTTCTTCTCCTCGTTAGCTACGAGCTGCCTTTTGACCGCCACGACTGGATCATTGACCGCTGTGGGAGGGAGGTGCGCTACGTCATCGACTACTACGATGGAGAAATCAACAAAAATAACTACCAGTTCTCCATCCTGGATGTGCGCCCCGCCTTTGACTCGTTAAGCGCCGTATGGGACCGGATGAAGGTGACCTGGTGGCGCTGGTCCTCCTAAAGGACTGGTGGAGCTCAGGGTGGAGGACTGACACTGCTCAGCTCTACAACATGTGTGCTGTGAACACAAGACTGGTGACAAGAACTCCGTCAGGCTGTGACGTGTTCACGTAAAGAGGTTCATCTGCTGACCCTTCATGGCTGATGTTTGTGTAGATGTTGTAGCTCCTCATCACATTCAAACACTCATATTCACCTGCAGTTCTAAATTCATCTGAGAGTTAAAGACGTTGTGGTTAAAGGTCCACAAGAAGTGGAATATAATTATCTtagttatgttttcattagtggaGAATCCTCACTAACCTTACACGTGTTGGTCATCAATACTTTCACACAAATCTCAGATATCTGCTAATAATCCTCCACACTGACGACATCTGATCCTTATTGGTGGGATAACACCTGGACATGATGCTGTTAGggcatatatatacagtatagttatattttttaaagggcCAGGATATATTCGAGCCTCACTATTAAACTCTGTGACGTCTTCAGCTGCAGATGAGCTTGTCCGGAGAATTACATTCTTACAGCttcatttactgtatttcttcatatactgttttactgtattactgttttACTTTCATGATGGGTATAAGGCTTGAATGTACTTTTGCACTGAGATATTAACATTTCATCTGCCAGAAGTCTTAGTTTGAccctttgtatttattatttgatgaATGAGACTTGTTTGTGcagaatgtttttgcttttgttcttgtttgtaaAGATCATTAAAGTATGAATCGAGCACCTGATCTTCTGAATCACGTCTGTTGAAGGCGCCGTGTTCTGCAGCTCCACAGCTGCTCATAAGAACGATGCTCAGTGTTTGGACTCAAACTAAAGCAGACGATCACTTTTCTAAAGAAACCTCACATGATGATAAAGTCTGgtgtatttatttcttcagCCATGTTGATGCAGTTCTGACGCTgaacagaagagggagatgtttcactacaaacatttctatttgtAGAGGAAGAGCAACAAAAGTTCTGTGCAGATCCCTGATTGTGATGTCTGCTGCAGAAACATCCAGGGCACAAACTGATGGGGTCACATGTTCAGCCTCCCCCCCATGAGTGTGGGAAGTAACACTTTATtaacaatatgtaatataatgtctGAACATTTGCTCCGATGTTTCCAGTGTACAGTCTCTGCTGGTTACCTGGCAACTGCTCATGGACAGGAAACTGCTAAGTGTTGTTTTTACTCTTTGGAAGATGAAGTAAATGAGACGTGTTAATTATCGCTCCGACTTCATCAATTCCTTTTGTTCACGCGGCCATGTTGTTCTGttgcaaaacaatgaaatcaaACTCCTGAAACTTGGAAGCAGAAGGAGTTTCATCTCAGACAACAGGTGTGCTTGTGATGTCTGTAAACGATTATTTAATTGTTCTACACTGTTCAGAGGAAacgtgtggaggctgcttcacagTCAATTAATCTGGATTAATCAGAATCAATaactatataattatatattactatCATCCATAAACTGACCTTTGCACGGAG
Protein-coding sequences here:
- the LOC115005939 gene encoding cytochrome c-type heme lyase-like is translated as MGASLSIAAAPTVRAEAMMAAPPQGCPMHQEAPPVKVSPPTECPMHQAPPVKGIKRPPPTECPMHKADAGPAHQDRAYDFVQCPMKGAEGMKSDIDPANMMPPPNQVPAPDQPFDLALAREESSIPRHDAQNKWVYPSEQMFWNAMLRKGWRWREDDLAAQDMTNIIKIHNQNNEQAWQEILKWEALHAGECPCGPTLKRFGGKAKEFSPRARVRHWMGYELPFDRHDWIIDRCGREVRYVIDYYDGEINKNNYQFSILDVRPAFDSLSAVWDRMKVTWWRWSS